From the genome of Nicotiana sylvestris chromosome 1, ASM39365v2, whole genome shotgun sequence:
aGAAAAATCGAGTGGGATAAATCTTggttaaggaaaaaagagtgtaaCGCATATTTTACTCCCTTTGAtgaaaaaatcacttaatgtctcgaagacgacgcattccaatcttatatatcagcttttcaaatattgagattggtaatgccttagtgaacataTTAgtcaaattatcacttgaacgaacttgttgtacatctatttcacgaTTCTTCTGAAGaccatgagtgaaaaagaatttcggtgaaatgtgttttgttctatctcctttgatatatcctcctttcaattgagctatgcatgcatcattgtcttcatacaatattattggaatattctctttcgaagaaagaccacatgtttgccgATGTGTTGAGTTATCGATctcaaccaaacgcattctcgacttgtttcgtgaatggctattatctctgtatgatttgaagaagtagcaaccatagtttgttttgtcgaacgccatgacaTGGTTGTACCTCTGCTTGTATATAAATAGGCTGTCAGAGATCGACCTtcgtgtggatcagacaaatatcctgcatttgcataaccaatcaatgatgacttggattcatttgaataaaataaacctcTATCAACGGTCACTTTGAGGTATCTAAATATATGTTTAATatcattccagtgtctttgtgttggtgAAGAACTAAATCATGCCAATAAGCTTATTGAGAAAgttatatctggtcgggaattattggcaagatacattagtgctccaatgcactaagatatggtactttggcACCAAgaaactcttcatcattttcatgaggtcggaatggatctttctttatatcaagtgatctcaacaCTATCGGgatactcaatggatgtgctttatccatatagaatcgctttaaaatcttttcggtgtatgttgattgatggacaaatattccatctttcatatactcaatttgtagaccaagacaaaattttgtctttccaagatctttcatttgaaattGTTTCTTCAAACAATCTACTGCTTTTGGAAGCTCTCCAGAAGTTctaatgatatttaaatcatcaacatacatggcgattataacaaattcagatctagacattttttataaagacacaaggataAATTGGATCATTTTGCCCTTATTTCAACGGGTACTCACTCAggacgattataccacatgcgccttgattgtttcaatccgtataaggattcctgaagctttattgaacaagtttctcgaaaactctTATATGCTTTAGGCActttaaatccttcaggaattttcataaATATTTCATTGTCTAACGAGCCATACAAATAGGATGTGACAACATCCATTagacgcatatcaagtttttcatgcacTGCCAGATTTATAAGATACCTGAATGTGATAGCATCCACCgtaggagaatatgtctccatataatcaatgccaGGTCTTTGCGAAAatccttgtgccacaagtcgtgctttatatctaacgacttcatttttatcattttgttttcACACAAAAACTCATTTGTACCTTACTGGCTTTAtaccttcaggtgttcgaactatgggtccgaagacttcacgttttccaattGAAGTTAACTCTGtttggatagcgtctttccattttggtcaatcatttctctgtctacattcattgatagattttggttcaagatactcatcttgttgcattatttcaatagcaacattataagcaaaaatgttatcgataacaatattatttcggttccatctttttcccgttgagacgtaacttattgatatctcttcattctaattattttcaggtacctggatCTCCCCTAAGGTTTTATCCTTTGTTACgtcttgggctcttcttgagccactacctccgtGTTATGATCAGTTTAGTCatttgtttcttttcttcttcgaggatttttatctttagaatcGATTGGTTTACCACTTTTAAGCGTGGCTTAGACtctttgctttaattaattatcCTATCGGGATATTAACTCGAATTGGAGTATTAgtagctggaatatgtgacttagtcacccttggtaggttagtAAATTTATCTAgaaattgatttgcaatattttgcaaatgaataatcttttgaacctcttgttcacattgatttgttcgaggatctaaatgaaaCAGTGATAATGCGTTCCAATCTATCTCCCTTTTCatctgcttattttctcccctcTAATGTTGGGTATACTaattcatcaaaatggcaatcagaaaatcttgccgtaaataaatatccagtcatcggctctagatattttataatagaaggagattaatatccaacatatatccccaaccttctttgaggacccatctttgtgcgttgtggtggagcaattagaacatatatcgcacaaccaaagatcctaagatgggaaatatttagctcctgaccaaaagccaattgcaatggtgagactttatgataacttgtggacCTTATCCACACAAGTGCTGCTGCATGCAAagtagcatgaccccatactgaaatgggaagttttgttctcataagcattggtctagcaattaattggaggcgtttgatcaatgattctgctagaccattttgtgtatgaacacgAGCAatcggatgctcaattgttatcctagttgaaatacaataatcattaaagacttgggatgtaaactcaccagcattatcaaaacaaattgtcttaattgcataatttggaaattgtgctcttaactttattatttgagccaacaatctcgcaaataccatattgcgagttgatagtaagcacacatgtgaccatcttgtagatgtatctaccaaaaccatatgaTATCTGAATgatccacatggagggtgaatgagcccacatatatcaccctgtatacgtcctagaaatgcaggggattccatcctaactttaatagttgatggtctaataattaatttgccttgagaacatgcagcacaagagaattccttaaattgaagaatcttctggttTTTCATTGAATGTCCATgcgaattctcaattatttttcGCATCATATTAGAACTAGGATGGCctaaccggtcatgccaaataataaaattatcttgattagtaaattttttgtttactacggcatgtgtttcaatcctgttaatacttgtgtagtatcaTCCGGAGGAAAGAGCatgtaacatttcaagcacatatttcttaccagacattattgtagtaatgtaaagatattcaatcttttcatcatttgcaGTCTTAATAtggtagccattttggcgaatatctttgaaacttaataagtttctttgagatttactacaatatagtgcttcattaATAACCAAATTTGTTCTTcttggtagtaataaattggctcttccgaaaccttcaattaatcttgtactacaggatattgtattaacatttgcttatttcattaccaaataagagaaatatctcttatctctTAAAATAGTgcgtgttgtagcactatccagaagacatatatcatctttattaatcttgagtccaattgAAGATTGGGAAATTTTCATACTCTtcataaaaaatcaaaaagtacattataagaaatatgaaagacaaaaacaacaacattaagaaatacattagggatgtagaaactagcaacacatgatgtaataggaaaatacactcaagaaaaataaactagttgcaaacataaaaaaaTGACAACTTTTATTATAGCTTCATTCCCTAGTAAGATGATTAGTCCTTCAGTCAATATGCTCAAAGAAGTCTAtagcttctaaatgagtaatatttgttaggcatccaaaatcatcatctttatatgtaAGATGTGCCTCAGaatcatatttgtttgagggacctgctttatcatcattattttgaaaggtcaagtgtgtctccacattattttctttctttctgagggaggcttgataaagtttaaCAAAATGATCTGGCgaacgacaaatgcgtgcccaatgacctttCATACCACATCAGTGACACATACTAattttacattttgaaagattAATTTGAGAACCTTTATTGTTTTCTTGTTTATTTCCATCATAATAACAATAATTATTTCGTCCCCTGCCACATCCACGTCTACGACCATatccacgaccacggtaattattttattttctttcaaacttatcatatgctgCTACAACATTCACTTTCGGGAACGtagctgacccagtgggacgagcttcatgatttttcattaatagagtattattctgctctgcCACAAATAGACATGTGATTAACtccaaatatttcttaaaaccttttttcACGGTATTGCTGTTGTAGcgccacatttgaagcgtgaaaagtagaaaatattttttctaataAGTCATCATCTGTGAtggtgtctccacataattttaatagagaacttactttaaagatagcagaattatactcacttacggttttaaagtcttgcaatcTTAAATgaatccactcataccgagctttcggtaataccgtaagctTTAGGTgatcatatcgatccttcaaattaatccataattcaagtgaatcttttacggttaaacattcagtttttaacccttcatgtagatgatgacgaacgAAAATCATGGCCTTTGCTTTATCCTGAtgtgatgcttcatttccttgtataatagtatttccaagacctttagcgtcaaggtgaatttcagcatcaaggaccCATGATAAATAATTCTTCCCGGTAATGTCTAGTGCCGCGAATTCAAGCTTTGACAAGTTTGACATGTTGAAACTAATCACAAAAGTAAATGGGTTAGaaagaataaaaataattttcaataaAAATATACTTATTAAAAAAAGAAACAGCTAATTAAGAAGTTGATCACTTCAAATATGTAGTATAAAAAAAAGAGGGGTaagtaacatatatatatatataaataagaaATATGGAGTATATGAACAAATAGAAAGAGATATATTCAGTACggtaaaagaaaaacaacttATTATAAACGGGGATTTGAGGAATGACCATATATGGTGATAAGAGTGAATGTATTCAAATATTACTTTCCACCAATTGTAAAGTAATTTAAACTAGTACGCACAATTATTACTTTGTCACCTTGGTTATcactattttatttttataaaatgtcTTGAAGATAAGTTTTGCTCTACGCAAGTCCACACatatttattaaattattttttgttaGTTTAACGCACTTAAGAACTTAAGATATATATCTTATATTTTCTTTAACAATAAGCAAGGTAAGAGAACTAACATGATCAACTAAAATAAATGCTTAACAATATATGAATATGTTAATAAATAGCATATTGGTGCATATATATTACAATAAACCAAAAGAATATATAGTGATATACCTGAAAGAGAATCGAACACAACTAGGATGTGACTGTGAAAATGAAGGTGACAATCGTTGTTATGAAATAAAGCaatttaacaaaataaaataacaataagaaAAGTAATAAGATTAAGAACAAATGTAGTagaactctttcttttctctttcttggTGTGTTCTTTACCAATGTAAATTGCCATGCTTTTATAGGTAAGAAAAGGTAACTTAAAATTTATCTTGCATAGTGTAAAGATAGATATGTTGTAGGAAAATTTACCTTCACACTATttacatcatggaaatacattcATACACTATTTACAACATTTAAATGTTAaattttgatatatttattttGTTGAATTAACAATTCAATTATTAGCTTACTGCTTTCTAGTATTAacaaatatataagtcaaagttGAGTTTGTTGCTGTCCCATATATACTAATCGTTTTtgcaaataaaaataaagtagcatttatttcttttttcaaatctGTTTCAGTTAGTAAATTTTAGTCAGGTGCACTTTCTACACTTTTCCCTTTGTCAAAGGGCAGACAATACTAATGTTGCTTTATTAATGTtataagtgggcgtttggacataagaattgtaaaattcaaaaaaaaaaaatgatatttgaaaattaaagttgTGTTTGGGCATGGATATAGTTTTGgattgtttttaaatttttgtgagtgatctgagtgaaatttttgaaaaacagttttttgaagtttttcaaattttcgaaaaatttcaaaatgcatcttcaagcgaaaattgaaaattttatgaacaaacgttgatttaaaaaaaaaatcttatgtccaaacggcTCTAAGTATATCCTTAGCTTCTTGTCTTATCATGGTAATTAGTAATCTAAAGTAACGTGTTCGTAAACTCAACTGACAAATAGTGTCTTTTAAGTCATAGTCCACACTCCAAACTCCtctctctctttgtttttcttaAGTACATTAGTTAAAAGTTTGAAAACTATTTTCTTGCTAAAATAAGGAGATAAACAATATATATTTCATTGGTCAACGAAGCAAATACTTATGATAAACTTCACGTTTTCTTTTCTAAAAAAAGgggaattttttaaaattttgttcttCATGGTTTCTACGATGATAACTTTAGCTTCCACGTTCGTCATCTTTTTTCCTGCATCAAGGTATAATAATACATTACGTCtttatttttcagttttttcttcttttttttttggttcaaaaaataactatttatattatattaaggTGGATGAGTACAGAAAACATGTAAACAAAAAAATAGTGACCTAGGGGGGTTGACCACAAAGGAGGTCGAGCATTATAGACGGGGATCAGGGTAACTAAAACTATTACTACTACTGTTCCCGTATCACAGGATAAACAAAGAGATGGTCCATGAGGACTTTGCAAACTGAGTGATTGTCgtccactactagaaatccggaaaaacacgatcacaaaaagcgaccaaagttgatcgcttACGgccaaaaaagcgaccaaaaagcgaccaaacacgcctggtagctatattgatggtcccttttatttagggaccaaagttgatcgctatttagcgaccaactttggtctctaagctaAAAGGGCTAAATATTCTGATTTTgactttagtgaccaactttggtcgctatattaatttaataatataaatttggcgaccaaagttggtctctacatatgaaatacgttgtttttaatttatcattaatcattagaAAGTGACCagctttggtctctaatccaaatattatattttaaaatttggaCAATAgagatcaaagttggtcgctaaattcaagaatttaatttttttttaaagataagcgaccaacattggtcgctatttttccagaaattgtatttttcttaatacaaatctgggcaggtagcgaccaaggttggtcgctattgcccgaaaaattattttttttatagtaaaatgcgaccaaatagagaccaaagttggtttcTTTTCTTCGTATATTTTttgcagaaactgcctgttttggcagctacgccacctgccagcttaccaaacatcctaaacaggcattttatgccagcaacaacaacaacaacaattaaaagcaacaatcaatagaactaatacattaaactaacaaaactaagttaacgcttattacaagcccattcgaactaaaaagaactaacacaatagtatcacacctcctttttctgcccccgcgaggggcgaagggagtttttccaattaaaagacaatcgaaacgggatttgtttatttatttcagagtcgtcacttgggagatttagggtgtcccaagtcaccaattttagtcccgaatcgaggaaaagaatgactccatattacagtctgcgtaccagaaatctggataaggaattctgttaacccgggagaaggtgttaggcattcccgagttccgtggttctagcacggtcgctcaactgttatattcggcttgattatctgattttatacaagtgtgaacttatgtgcaaaatttaacttttaaccgcttttatcatttactgtttttatcaagaattgcaacgttgtgaaaatgtatctcgaaccgcgttacaatcaatgtacccgtggtcgtcgacacactttgactccgttgagatttggatttgggtcacatcaatgtgcacccgagtttaaggaaattaaattattaaaggcgcgcctaaagcgactagcgtatttattttgggtaggaccgtggaattttactaaacggtccatcccgaagtctaaacaattttaaagcaaatatttactgagggccccgtaattttgtatttttattcggcgaggctcatttcattcttatttttaaaaggaatttgcacccatggacacgcatctcgaaccacgtcacaatcaatgtacccgtgattagaaacacatttcgactccgttgagatttggatttgggtcacataaatgtgcacccgagtttaagaaggtaagatttattaaggcgcgtcctaaagagactaacgtattgttattttaggaagaggccgtgaaggttcattaaacggccaaatccaaagtctagtcaatggttatgtattttattgagggccccggcgatgtgtgatttatttggcgaggctcgtctcatttttattttaaaggataaacctatagtgactacatttttctattaagttcgtctctaaaaataaaaggaaatccctcaattaattacacGCTGAAAAAGtcaaacttattagttattaatttacggctaatgcaaatggaaaattgcaatcgagtttgtacaaagagagattacTTCCGTTCTATAtcctattatttaataacactggaacatgagattgacgcacaataatatcaaaacagattaactattctttgattaatttaaactaacattattagatgaagaagttatacatatgcaacatcattactcattaatcaatcaactacatttttatacaaagaaaggaaaattatattcaaacacaaatctaaacaggaggaattcaacaggaacaaagcatgattaatatttcatttcgcttcaagccgagagtgtacaaatgtgtacctcgaaatggcagtacaagaacaaaagaagtaggagtcagcaacagtaataacacagcaacagcaggttcagaaacaccgcaaaaccagtaacgaccagtggaataacccagtaacggattgaaaaatcagcaataccaaagtgcaatcgcagtcaaagcagaagagagacggatacaagatgcagtagtttactgattttgaataacactcgagaaaggcaaacggaaattattcaagtgaaaattcaaattgcatttctcttttactctcaaaatgtttcaagtcttaaagcTCTCACGTGTAAAAGTCTTCTTTTAATGTTCCCCCTAAAAATCCTCTCTCAAATCTTGGTCCTccaaaatgtgtcaaatgaccctatatatatagcaagacaagtcttgaatccccaacccgaaattatTCTCCCAAGGGCatgttttgtccccactacttaatgttttctttattttaaaccttgtcccccatgcctacattaaataaatacatcaactccaacccattataatttgtccctcatgcttaacataaacaaatgcaatattcccctccactacattatgttttgtcccccattatgttaaacaattatatcaaaccccaccccattatattttgtcccacatgcctacataaacaattataataatgttcaattcccaaactacccctccgaccttattgtaattaccattttaccgctgaacgtactgcaatttgcCAAACTaccccccatcagctctaaacaatcaattaatcaaaacttaaccaaaatatagccaagatggccaatttctcaacaatcttcaacaacaaatcacatgaacacgatgaacaacacaactctaaattaatggaaataaattaatcatatcgggaaccaatcctggttaacttagaccaaaaatgaatgagcaaagagacaacaatacaaacaacaaaatacatgattcaaactaaatcaacaaatcaaaaacataaactcacattaaattactggattaaaaatgaacttcaaacaaagatgaacatgaactaaatatatttttaaacaacaaacatgacggattcaaacgattcaaacaacattaataatttctcgaaaaacataacaacatgaaacaaattgaagaaataatcaattaaatttcaatttgaatctaacaaacattaaactaa
Proteins encoded in this window:
- the LOC138877790 gene encoding uncharacterized mitochondrial protein AtMg00810-like, whose amino-acid sequence is MSRSEFVIIAMYVDDLNIIRTSGELPKAVDCLKKQFQMKDLGKTKFCLGLQIEYMKDGIFVHQSTYTEKILKRFYMDKAHPLSIPIVLRSLDIKKDPFRPHENDEEFLGAKVPYLSALEH